From Pseudomonas sp. B21-028, one genomic window encodes:
- a CDS encoding coniferyl-alcohol dehydrogenase translates to MKLTSKRIVVTGVSSGIGAETARTLRAHGAIVIGMDRNEPNLSLDEFVQADLSHPEAIDAAVRRLPEQIDGLCNIAGVPGTADPQLVAQVNYLGLRHLCAAALPRIRAGGSIVNVASILGAQWPQRLELHKALARTESFFQGQAWLAQHPVPQESCYQYFKEALIVWNYVQAQPWFLQTSVRMNSVAPGPVFTPILGDFVSMLGQERVEADAHRMKRPAYADEVAAAIAFLSADESRWINGVNLPVDGGLASTYI, encoded by the coding sequence ATGAAGCTGACCAGCAAAAGGATTGTCGTGACCGGGGTCTCCTCGGGCATCGGCGCCGAGACCGCCCGAACCCTGCGGGCCCACGGAGCGATCGTGATCGGCATGGATCGCAACGAGCCCAACCTGAGCCTGGATGAATTCGTCCAGGCCGATCTCAGTCATCCCGAAGCCATCGATGCGGCCGTGCGCCGTTTGCCGGAACAGATCGACGGCTTGTGCAACATCGCCGGGGTGCCAGGGACTGCCGATCCGCAGCTGGTGGCCCAGGTCAATTATCTCGGTCTTCGCCACCTCTGCGCGGCGGCGCTGCCACGGATCCGTGCCGGCGGCAGCATCGTCAACGTGGCCTCGATCCTCGGCGCGCAATGGCCGCAGCGTCTGGAGCTGCACAAGGCCCTGGCCCGCACGGAAAGTTTCTTTCAGGGCCAAGCCTGGCTGGCCCAGCACCCGGTGCCCCAGGAGAGCTGCTACCAGTATTTCAAAGAAGCCCTGATCGTCTGGAACTACGTGCAGGCCCAGCCCTGGTTCCTGCAGACCTCGGTGCGCATGAACAGCGTGGCGCCAGGCCCGGTGTTCACGCCCATCCTGGGGGATTTCGTCAGCATGCTCGGTCAGGAGCGCGTCGAGGCCGATGCGCACCGCATGAAGCGTCCGGCCTATGCCGATGAGGTGGCGGCTGCCATCGCCTTCCTGAGTGCGGACGAATCCCGCTGGATCAATGGCGTCAACCTGCCGGTCGATGGCGGCCTGGCGTCCACCTATATCTGA